The genomic segment TTTTCAATAATGGCTTCAATGACCGTTTTTAACTGGGCAATGGTAAATTGCGCGGGCAGGCAAAATATGGGCGTCATTGAGTAGAGCGTTTTTTGCTGCAAGCGCTGCTTTGCCATTTGAATAATTTGCAGATGATCAAAAGCCAGGTTTGTTTTTTCCAGATCACTCACCGCAATCCAGCTGGCAGATTCTACGCTGCTGATTTGGGGGCTGACATCCTGGCAGGCCACGAGCGCAAAGTAGGCAAGGGTGACACTAAAGCCACGCGGGTCCCTATCTGGCCCTGATATGACTTGCAATTGTTCCAGATAAGCGGGTTTTAAACCGGTTTTGGCTTCCAGCTTACGGCTTGCCGTGGCATCGGTATTGGTATCCTGCTCTACGTCAATAAAGCCGCCAGGTAGGGCCCAAGCACCTGTAAAGGGCGCCTGGGCGCGTTTTACCAGCAGCACCATCAGCTGCCCGTTTTTTACCGTAAACAGCACGCTGTCAACGGTGAACAATGGATTTGTATATTCTGTACTCATTCAGATGCCTAACTTGTGTCTCTGGGACATTATAAAGCATATACCTTAGCTTGTTTTGACGGATTTTTACGTCGTAGTGATTGACATAGTGTCACAGAGACACTAACATGCTTATCACTGCTTCAGCATTTAAATCATATTTTCAGTACAGTCTTTTAACCAGTTGCAGCCTTATTGGGTGATCATGATGGATGGATGTTCCAGTCGTTTTTATTTACCCCGCACAGAAAACATGGGGGCAGAATATAAGCAGTTTCAATTTGGCGCAGGTGAAAGTCATTTTCAAATATTATCTCCGATCAGCCGCCATGCTGAAATTATGTTTCGCTATTCAGGTGATCAATCCATTATTCAGCTGCTCTTATTAACGGATGCTTTAAAGCGGCATGGCGCAGAAGTGATTGATCTTTATATCCCTTATTTCCCCGGCGCAAGGCAAGACAGGGTGTGCAATCAGGGAGAAGCACTTTCTGTAAAAGTGTATGCGGATATGATTAATCAGCAAAATTTTAATCGGGTATTTATATTTGACCCGCATAGTGATGTAACAGCGGCGGTATTGAATAAGGCCCGGGTGGTAAAAAATCATCAGCTGATTAAACAGGTGCTTGCTGAAATAGCAGAAGAAATGGTATTAATCTCGCCCGATGCTGGATCAAATAAAAAAATATTTGAATTATCCGTTCAGTTGGGTGGGCTGGAAGTGATCAGGGCAGATAAAGTGCGTGATGTCAGTAATGGCAGGATTATTGATACCGAAGTGTATTGTGATGATCTGGGCGGAAAAACCTGCGTTATTATTGATGATATCTGTGCTGGTGGCCGCACTTTTATGGAATTAGCTAAAAAACTAAAAGCTAAAAATAGTGGCAGGATTATTTTAATTGTTTCGCATTATGAAGGCGTGGCAAACGAGGGCGATCTGCGCGCCAGTGGTATTGATGCTGTCTTTACAAGCAATAGCCTGAAAAATATGATTAGTACTGATTATATTACCGTAAAAGATATTTGGTCCTTTATGCCGCTTCAAGGAGAATCAAAATGAACTTAAATCCAGTTACTGCGATTGATGGCTATAAAGTAGACCATCGCAGACAATATCCTGATCAGACTGAAATTGTATTTAGCAACTTAACCGCCAGAACTACGCGCAGAACATATACCGACAAAATGGTATTTTTTGGTCTG from the Iodobacter fluviatilis genome contains:
- a CDS encoding NUDIX domain-containing protein; the protein is MSTEYTNPLFTVDSVLFTVKNGQLMVLLVKRAQAPFTGAWALPGGFIDVEQDTNTDATASRKLEAKTGLKPAYLEQLQVISGPDRDPRGFSVTLAYFALVACQDVSPQISSVESASWIAVSDLEKTNLAFDHLQIIQMAKQRLQQKTLYSMTPIFCLPAQFTIAQLKTVIEAIIEKPIQRKSLMRRIEASRIFEIREEKVSSGGRMAQLYTLKPGADLVNFERNLSL
- the prs gene encoding ribose-phosphate diphosphokinase; its protein translation is MMDGCSSRFYLPRTENMGAEYKQFQFGAGESHFQILSPISRHAEIMFRYSGDQSIIQLLLLTDALKRHGAEVIDLYIPYFPGARQDRVCNQGEALSVKVYADMINQQNFNRVFIFDPHSDVTAAVLNKARVVKNHQLIKQVLAEIAEEMVLISPDAGSNKKIFELSVQLGGLEVIRADKVRDVSNGRIIDTEVYCDDLGGKTCVIIDDICAGGRTFMELAKKLKAKNSGRIILIVSHYEGVANEGDLRASGIDAVFTSNSLKNMISTDYITVKDIWSFMPLQGESK